A section of the Naumovozyma dairenensis CBS 421 chromosome 5, complete genome genome encodes:
- the TRM8 gene encoding tRNA (guanine46-N7)-methyltransferase (similar to Saccharomyces cerevisiae TRM8 (YDL201W); ancestral locus Anc_8.448) has protein sequence MKTKPLSQDPGSKRYAYRVNKEENRKELKHVKIDETTLPKKSNGKKSSLMELPKKRFYRQRAHSNPFSDHQLEYPKSPSDMDWSRLYPYYKDESTGKMTNKVTIADIGCGFGGLLIDLSPKFPQDLILGMEIRVQVTNYVEDRIIALRNNNVTKQGYQNINVLRGNAMKFLPNFFEKGQLNKMFFCFPDPHFKQRKHKARIVTTTLLSEYAYVLKEGEGVVYTITDVEDLHLWMVKHLEAHPLFERLDEEWEKNDECVQIMRNATEEGKKVERKKGAKYIACFRRISNPEIII, from the coding sequence atgaaaaCTAAACCACTAAGTCAAGATCCAGGCTCCAAACGTTATGCCTATCGTGtaaacaaagaagaaaataggaaagaattgaaacatGTCAAAATTGATGAAACCACATTACCAAAAAAATCCAATGGCAAAAAATCATCCCTAATGGAATTACcaaagaaaagattttaTCGTCAAAGAGCTCATTCAAACCCATTCTCTGATCATCAATTAGAATACCCAAAATCTCCATCTGATATGGATTGGTCTAGACTATATCCATattataaagatgaatCCACCGGAAAGATGACCAATAAAGTTACCATTGCTGATATTGGTTGTGGATTCGGTGGTCTTCTTATTGATTTATCCCCCAAGTTCCCGCAGGATTTAATCTTAGGGATGGAAATTCGTGTACAAGTGACCAACTATGTGGAAGATAGGATCATTGCTTTGAGAAATAACAACGTTACTAAACAAGGTTATCAGAATATTAATGTATTAAGAGGTAATGCTATGAAATTCTTACcaaatttctttgaaaaggGACAATTAAACAAGATGTTCTTTTGTTTCCCTGATCCTCATTTCAAACAGAGAAAACATAAGGCTAGAATCGTTACTACCACTTTGTTGAGTGAATATGCTTATGTGTTGAAAGAAGGTGAAGGTGTCGTATATACTATCACTGATGTTGAGGATTTACATCTTTGGATGGTCAAACATTTAGAGGCACATCCATTGTTTGAAAGGTTAGATGAAGAATGGgagaaaaatgatgaatgtGTTCAAATAATGAGAAATGCTACTGAAGAAGGTAAAAAAGtggaaagaaagaaaggtGCTAAATATATCGCATGCTTTAGAAGAATATCAAATCCTGAAatcatcatataa
- the GLE1 gene encoding nucleoporin GLE1 (similar to Saccharomyces cerevisiae GLE1 (YDL207W); ancestral locus Anc_8.460): MKFSFDDLVDQFDLNSDIESQDHQLATSPNSSIISEDNSLFPSFSLLKTKNQNVDQVQAEKQLKLDDKILDMLSSLDFKDKLVDPLAYEPFSVSFKNKRSQQPYIFENEPLDEADDYNEKHVTKALQDSIDSRWKKLEIANLKQINTIKEEKRRIEEERLRLERERRAREEEEARRKAAEEEERKRRLQLEEEERIRKQKEEEEAKRKAAQEEEARLKRIEEEAKRKEEENKQKKEAEAKAEAQLLEEQERKKIQQNKTDFKSIEKTFWKYKERIAIIKKDIVEPMKNANKELRNIISRHKRKINPKFGQLTNSNQQLISIQTELIELINETKSDQLAYQWILNFIAKAIVHQAETEVRVKPESAIPLGKLTLTLLVRFPELKTLLVARFVKKCPYVIGFTCEIDTEKGRENMGWKRNSEQKWEDDTSYDERMAGMTTLFFVITRLPLSQDLITSFSHPLPIIYSWQFLARMANTPIDLLTNTHFVVIGAWWDAAAAQFLQAYSNQSTKLLQLIARDLTDAVASKKFVGAARLRILLEEWEMGQMKSFPEMTA; the protein is encoded by the coding sequence ATGAAATTCAGTTTTGATGATCTCGTGGATCAATTTGACTTAAACTCAGATATCGAGTCACAAGACCATCAACTCGCAACTTCaccaaattcatcaatcatCTCTGAAGATAATTCACTATTCCCAAGCTTTTCATTGCTAAAAACCAAGAACCAAAATGTGGACCAAGTACAAGCAGAAAAGCAATTAAAATTGGATGATAAAATCTTAGATATGCTTTCATCTCTTgattttaaagataaattgGTTGATCCATTAGCTTATGAACCATTTAGTGTCTCCTTTAAGAATAAGAGATCACAACAACCTtacatttttgaaaatgaaccGTTGGATGAAGCTGatgattataatgaaaagCATGTGACGAAGGCTTTACAAGATTCTATTGATTCTAGATGgaagaaattagaaatagCGAATTTGAAACAGATCAATACGattaaagaagagaaaCGACGAATTGAAGAGGAACGATTAAGATTAGAAAGAGAACGACGTGCACgtgaagaagaggaagcTAGAAGGAAAGCTgctgaagaagaggaaCGCAAGAGACGATTACAActtgaagaagaggaaagaATAAGGAAACAAaaggaggaagaagaagcaaaaCGGAAAGCTGCTCAGGAGGAGGAAGCTAGACTTAAGAGGATAGAAGAAGAGGCAAAAcgtaaagaagaagaaaataaacaaaagaaagaagCTGAAGCAAAGGCAGAAGCTCAATTGttagaagaacaagagaggaaaaaaattcaacaaaacaaaactgATTTCAAATCTATTGAAAAGACGTTCTGGAAGTATAAGGAAAGAATCGCTATCATCAAGAAAGATATTGTCGAACCGATGAAAAATGccaataaagaattaagaaatataatatcaCGTCATAAGAGGAAAATCAATCCAAAATTCGGTCAATTAACTAATAGCAATCAACAATTAATTAGTATCCAAACAGAATTAATAGAACTAATAAATGAGACGAAGTCAGATCAATTGGCATATCAATGGATTTTAAATTTCATAGCAAAGGCAATTGTCCATCAAGCTGAAACCGAAGTAAGGGTGAAACCTGAATCAGCAATACCATTAGGTAAACTAACTCTTACATTATTAGTTCGTTTCCCAGAATTAAAGACACTATTAGTGGCAAGATTTGTTAAAAAATGTCCATATGTAATTGGTTTCACTTGTGAAATTGATACAGAAAAAGGTCGTGAAAACATGGGATGGAAAAGGAATTCTGAACAAAAATGGGAAGATGATACTAGTTACGATGAAAGAATGGCAGGTATGACTACATTATTCTTTGTAATTACAAGATTACCATTATCACAAGATTTAATAACATCATTTAGTCATCCTCTTCCAATCATTTATTCATGGCAATTCTTAGCAAGAATGGCTAACACGCCAATTGATTTGCTAACAAATACTCATTTCGTTGTCATTGGAGCTTGGTGGGATGCTGCAGCTGCACAATTTTTACAAGCATACAGTAACCAAAGTACGAAGTTACTGCAGCTGATAGCGAGAGATTTGACGGATGCTGTAGCAAGTAAAAAATTTGTCGGTGCCGCCAGATTAAGAATCCTTCTAGAAGAATGGGAAATGGGtcaaatgaaatcattCCCAGAAATGACAGCGTGA
- the NDAI0E03300 gene encoding reticulon family protein (similar to Saccharomyces cerevisiae RTN2 (YDL204W) and RTN1 (YDR233C); ancestral locus Anc_8.454) has protein sequence MDQSHSLLNRGPQDTRPPNFRTNNRENSNIVDSPHIIQNLVYWKNPKNTLKVFSSILFSLIIFKLFNFFTLSLRVIYSILFISSLAEFITKLTLGRGLVTSISPLREIKSKNEAVSTLHSENSKLEKYFKFIWDSNILPECQLYMTSIIFAKSPRKTFAFALSFYILHKIAKLVSIWWCIFISVWSIFTVPFIFSKFQREIDQTIEKGLNYTKSKGKAIVGETQEIPRTYMEKVDNKLNELVQENGNGNGKGNGKGNGKGNGKGTEQHKENPTHGLMNSELASELETRPFAKEPVFEKEVVFEKEPAFERYGVRD, from the coding sequence ATGGATCAATCTCATTCACTTTTAAATAGAGGACCTCAAGATACTCGCCCTCCTAATTTTAGAACAAACAATAGGGAAAATAGTAACATTGTTGATTCTCCTCATATAATTCAGAATTTAGTGTATTGgaaaaatccaaaaaatACATTAAAAGTATTCTCTTCAATTCTATTCTCCTTAATCATAtttaaacttttcaatttctttacaCTTTCCCTAAGAGTAATTTATTCAATCTTAttcatatcatcattagctgaattcattacaaaattaACCTTAGGAAGAGGCCTAGTAACAAGCATTTCACCATTAAGAGAAATAAAGTCCAAAAATGAAGCTGTCTCAACATTACATTCAGAAAACtctaaattagaaaaatattttaaattcatttggGATTCAAATATCCTTCCTGAATGTCAATTATACATGACATCAATCATATTCGCTAAATCACCAAGGAAAACTTTCGCATTTGCATTAAGTTTCTACATCTTACATAAAATTGCTAAATTAGTCTCCATTTGGTGGTGTATCTTCATTTCAGTTTGGTCTATATTTACTGTCCCCTTCATCTTTTCTAAATTCCAAAGAGAAATTGATCaaactattgaaaaggGATTGAATTATACTAAATCAAAGGGAAAGGCAATCGTTGGTGAAACTCAAGAAATTCCAAGAACTTATATGGAGAaagttgataataaattgaatgaattagTTCAAGAGAATGGTAATGGTAATGGTAAGGGCAATGGTAAGGGCAATGGTAAGGGCAATGGTAAGGGCACCGAACAACACAAGGAGAATCCTACTCATGGGTTGATGAATTCTGAATTGGCTTCTGAATTAGAAACTCGTCCTTTTGCGAAAGAACCTgtctttgaaaaagaagttgtctttgaaaaagaacctgcttttgaaagatatggAGTAAGGGATTAA
- the MRPL11 gene encoding mitochondrial 54S ribosomal protein uL10m (similar to Saccharomyces cerevisiae MRPL11 (YDL202W); ancestral locus Anc_8.449) — protein MSILSIPGLSVIHKNSMTMAPLALSPISSLLLFKSGSGPTGSKSYATTTTQDVTKNIKGKKKFKKESKQQRVTVKPLNSRKTFLIDYYKHLMESNSVILFLHYNNLLKQEDHFFRAQVKQTGGTLTKIRNRLFQVYLKNSKREDPCAPLNGDKCQLLTNHPLLPIFKGPTAAITFKESIPVNILKLSKVLEKAKSQDKLFIIGAQIDGQTFTLKDIKDYQMLPSKEQLNVQLVQILQSLSGVSLVQLLQSAPVGLVSNLESHVNNKPSSSSEGKP, from the coding sequence ATGAGTATATTGTCCATACCAGGACTAAGTGTGATTCACAAGAATTCCATGACGATGGCTCCTCTTGCCCTGTCCCCGATATCATCACTACTTCTATTTAAATCTGGATCAGGTCCCACAGGTAGTAAATCCTATGCTACTACCACCACTCAAGATGTTacgaaaaatataaagggtaagaagaaatttaagaaagaaagtAAACAACAAAGAGTTACAGTGAAACCTTTGAATTCAAGGAAAACGTTCTTAATTGATTATTACAAACATTTAATGGAGTCTAATTCCGTCATactatttcttcattataataACTTGCTAAAACAAGAAGATCATTTCTTCAGAGCTCAAGTGAAACAAACAGGTGGGACCTTAACTAAAATAAGAAATAGATTATTTCAagtatatttgaaaaattctaaaCGTGAAGATCCTTGTGCTCCATTGAATGGGGACAAATGTCAACTTCTTACAAACCATCCCTTATTACCCATATTCAAGGGCCCCACAGCAGCAATCACTTTCAAAGAATCCATTCctgtaaatatattaaaattatcaaaagtTTTAGAAAAGGCAAAATCACAAGATAAATTGTTTATAATTGGAGCACAAATTGATGGACAAACATTTACATTGAAAGACATTAAAGATTACCAAATGTTACCATCTAAGGAACAGTTGAATGTACAATTGGTACAAATATTACAATCATTATCAGGTGTTTCATTAGTTCAATTATTACAATCTGCGCCGGTAGGGTTGGTGTCAAACCTAGAATCTCATGTTAACAACAAACCCTCGTCTTCGTCGGAAGGGAAACCCTAA
- the YCX1 gene encoding Ycx1p (similar to Saccharomyces cerevisiae YDL206W; ancestral locus Anc_8.458): MINLKRWLVLLVFYTANVLIFILSWNDQSNSNIWKYYIDPIILISYFITLALITTDCLTPSLSYVSKEILYISDRVSGMTLLALGNAIPDITSTYQSMNSGVPSLAFGELIGGIFFLVTVVIGLMGITGDIHLMPKNIGNQENDIEVGQEVDSCWENDSTLVYERDMYIQDTLTFSIMIFLSGIFLSNGELKLWECVLMVMLYCGYICKLIFFNYKYCSNVELWSSSSLSSSLSSSLSVGSPSYFPQPLETSSSLHLDTMNNNNLETFRCDTEDLAQSIHDHEIDNIAKFNEGIASRREQIKKRIRKYLRSNYHGWVKMSLDDCLNIWENQRLFENEVSLLEKKFENEDGELSSLLQKRRTVSFQEMSLNTKVSPVLTTRYQTQNNENNRSIHGIEQENAMDNVASNPNPDLLKLPVAKTQCKFLSCDHIPITMSNDYNTMTNDEHSLFFHPSDSKISFTHETIGLIPNVSRSVKLLNYLNDAPFSCSISRSEFSTLLITTPISLILALLIPSLYNKDKNVDGGTKINQIAGFQLIRLSLSPIIGKFLLTETLEWQDLKILIPMSVILFGLLLLIFCKYNGDDEERRRKVDGKIISILGFILSILMISFIVRRVVELLIKWMETFQISETILGLTIFAWGNSVGDLVSNITFIKIGVVDIALGACFGSPLLYFLFGVGIDGILIMIKKQDKVGDEIMRNFWMNSILFEVDFNLILSCVGILISFFVFIVIVPLNHWKIDKSVGCVLLLIYFMVMGANIYFEGRS, translated from the coding sequence ATGATAAATCTGAAAAGATGGCTTGTTCTATTAGTATTTTATACAGCCAATGTATTGATATTCATCCTATCATGGAATGATCAAAGTAATTCCAATATATGGAAATATTACATAGATccaataatactaataagTTATTTCATTACCTTAGCATTAATCACTACAGATTGTCTAACGCCATCCTTATCATATGTTtccaaagaaatattatatatatctgaTAGAGTCTCTGGTATGACTTTATTAGCGTTAGGTAATGCTATCCCGGATATTACATCTACTtatcaatcaatgaattcGGGTGTTCCATCGTTAGCATTTGGAGAACTTATTGGTggtattttctttttagtCACAGTTGTTATTGGTTTAATGGGTATCACTGGTGATATACATTTGATGCCAAAAAATATCggaaatcaagaaaatgatattgaagtAGGACAAGAGGTTGATTCTTGTTGGGAAAATGATAGCACCCTTGTTTATGAACGTGATATGTATATTCAAGATACATtgacattttcaataatgatttttttatctggaatatttctttctaatggtgaattgaaattgtgGGAATGTGTTCTTATGGTAATGTTATATTGTGGATATATTTGTAAgttgatttttttcaattataaATACTGTTCCAATGTGGAATTGtggtcttcttcttcgttgTCGTCGTCATTATCATCGTCGTTATCTGTTGGTTCTCCCTCCTATTTCCCACAACCGTTGGAGACTTCAAGTAGCCTACATTTAGATAcgatgaataataataatttagaaacaTTTAGATGTGATACTGAAGATTTGGCTCAAAGTATACATGATcatgaaattgataatattgcaaaattcaatgaagGTATTGCATCAAGAAGAGAgcaaataaagaaaaggataagaaaatatcttAGATCTAATTACCATGGATGGGTGAAAATGTCATTAGATGATTGTTTAAATATTTGGGAAAATCAACGATTATTTGAGAATGAAGTATCcttattagaaaaaaaatttgaaaatgaagatggtGAACTCAGTTCATTGCTTCAGAAGAGAAGAACTGTTTCATTCCAAGAAATGTCGTTAAATACAAAAGTATCACCTGTTCTAACTACTCGATATCAAACCCagaataatgaaaacaatCGCAGTATTCACGGTATTGAGCAAGAAAATGCTATGGACAATGTAGCTTCCAACCCTAACCCTGATTTATTGAAACTTCCTGTTGCAAAAACTCAATGCAAATTCTTAAGCTGTGATCATATACCTATTACTATGTCTAATGATTATAATACTATGACTAATGATGAacattcattatttttccatCCATCAGATTCCAAGATATCATTCACTCATGAAACCATTGGATTAATTCCAAATGTCTCACGGAGTgtcaaattattaaactATTTAAATGATGCCCCATTTTCATGTAGTATTTCAAGATCAGAATTCTCCACTTTATTGATTACGACACCAATATCGTTAATATTGGCATTACTAATTCcatcattatataataaagataaaaatgtTGATGGTGGTACGAAAATCAATCAGATTGCTggttttcaattaattcgATTGTCATTATCACCTATCATTGGGAAATTCTTACTTACAGAAACGTTAGAGTGgcaagatttgaaaattttaattcCAATGAGTGTGATATTGTTTGgcttgttattattaatctTTTGCAAGTATAAcggtgatgatgaagagaGGAGGAGAAAAGTTGATGGTAAAATTATATCTATACTTGGATTTATTTTATCGATACTAATGATATCTTTCATTGTGCGTCGTGTCGTGGAACTATTGATTAAATGGATGGAAACTTTCCAAATATCCGAAACTATATTAGGTCTGACCATATTTGCGTGGGGTAATTCTGTTGGGGATCTTGTATCTAATATCacttttattaaaattggTGTTGTAGATATTGCATTAGGTGCATGTTTTGGCAGTCCACTTTTATACTTTCTTTTTGGGGTAGGTATTGACGGAATTTTGATTatgataaagaaacaagacAAAGTTGGAGATGAAATCATGAGAAATTTTTGGATGAATTCGATTCTTTTCGAAgttgattttaatttaattttaagTTGTGTTGGTATTTTAATTTCGTTTTTCGTATTCATTGTTATAGTTCCATTAAATCATTggaaaattgataaaagTGTTGGTTGCGTTTTAttacttatttatttcatgGTAATGGGTGcgaatatttattttgagGGAAGAAGCTAA
- the HEM3 gene encoding hydroxymethylbilane synthase (similar to Saccharomyces cerevisiae HEM3 (YDL205C); ancestral locus Anc_8.456) produces the protein MSSSSTTVPKPKQLSIKIGGRRSKLAVAQSETIQKLILSKFPDAECPIFSTQTLGDQIQFKPLFSFGGKALWTKELEDKLYHDDPQERLDLIVHSLKDMPTLLPDGFQLGCITERSDPQDCLVMPLGSPYNSLNDLPDGAIVGTSSVRRSAQLKRKFPTLVYKSIRGNIHTRLDKLDDPQNEFQCIILAAAGLIRMGLSHRITQKFDSETMYHAVGQGALGIEIRKNDDRMMGILKEISHLETTVCCLAERSLMRTLEGGCSVPIGVESNYDKDSKLLILKGIVIDVEGKTAVEDSHQMVINDVERDTIECGKILAEKMIHNGAKKILDEINLDRVIQ, from the coding sequence ATGAGCTCCTCCTCCACTACTGTACCCAAACCCAAACAACTATCCATCAAGATCGGTGGTAGAAGATCCAAACTAGCGGTTGCACAATCTGAAACAATCCAAAAACTAATTCTCTCAAAATTCCCCGACGCAGAATGTCCAATCTTCTCCACTCAAACACTAGGtgatcaaattcaattcaaacCATTATTCTCCTTCGGTGGTAAAGCCCTTTGGACCAAAGAACTAGAAGACAAACTATATCATGATGATCCCCAGGAAAGATTAGATTTAATAGTCCATTCTTTAAAAGATATGCCAACTTTATTACCCGACGGGTTCCAATTAGGTTGTATCACTGAAAGATCTGATCCACAAGATTGCCTAGTAATGCCCCTAGGGTCTCCATATAACTCTTTGAATGATTTGCCTGATGGGGCTATAGTGGGTACTTCATCTGTGAGGAGATCTGCtcaattgaaaaggaaattcCCAACTTTGGTGTATAAGAGTATTAGAGGGAATATTCATACTAGGTTGGATAAATTGGATGATCCACAGAATGAATTTCAATGTATCATATTGGCTGCTGCTGGATTGATTAGAATGGGGTTGAGTCATAGGATTACTCAGAAATTTGATTCAGAAACAATGTATCATGCTGTTGGGCAAGGTGCGTTGGGTATTGAAATTAggaaaaatgatgatagGATGATGGGAATACTGAAGGAAATTTCTCATTTGGAAACTACCGTTTGTTGTCTTGCTGAAAGAAGTTTGATGAGAACTTTGGAAGGTGGTTGTTCTGTCCCAATTGGAGTGGAATCAAATTATGACAAAGATTCtaaattattgatattgaaaggAATAGTAATTGATGTAGAAGGTAAAACTGCAGTGGAAGATTCTCATCAAATGGTTATTAATGATGTTGAAAGGGATACCATTGAATGTGGGAAAATTTTAGCTGAAAAAATGATCCATAATGGtgcaaagaaaattttagatgaaattaatCTGGATAGAGTTATTCAATAG
- the ACK1 gene encoding Ack1p (similar to Saccharomyces cerevisiae YDL203C; ancestral locus Anc_8.452): MYQTSYNLPKSRQGQDGEQLGQDPYQKHINLYPRQQQQMQQEQTPQRIQLQISSTDNSEQLQPKRAPYPTLEPQRQPQQQPRMVRLDSNPINDPIMNEIMKPNPPVTLQSNFSASASSLSLQLNNLTLDNNNNNNNNGNATSTSNSQRMNLPFVDTNANSRPSQTLDTKNANINNATNIKRKEECPSSPPDEYSEDAKYFFNLHKQIIQDSLNFIPNLQMKWCETLLIYAFKDDFVSNYNINAQKFTRVLKPEEILTNKKIILEHAFKLLTKLIQLKHAQAIYLMATLYSHQPYLIEIKSNLKSIITKNDAKALDYYIKASNLNHAEATYRTAICYEFQKGTPNDMLIEESLDLSFKYYLHGAQDLNLSSCKYKLGLAYLYGLNNNVLVVPLDINKAIYWFEKASTSQSCYELGKIYEFDSLPIQIRQELMSDQHEDDTKRKIRQDYKKALYYYSKCAQDESMNGFNYPLAQWKLGHCYEFGELNCSIDSKKSIAWYYKAATNKVKPNSMAMIALAGWYLTGAEGVLLPNFNESFNWIYKSYQLNDGKKLLGMNSYWVIIYLMVLVVMKINNQV; encoded by the coding sequence atgtatCAGACTTCCTATAACCTTCCAAAATCTCGACAAGGGCAAGATGGTGAACAGCTGGGCCAAGATCCCTATCAGAAACACATAAACCTGTATCCTCGTCAACAGCAACAAATGCAGCAGGAGCAAACCCCTCAGAGAATTCAACTCCAAATATCATCTACTGATAATTCAGAACAATTACAGCCGAAAAGGGCGCCTTATCCAACTTTGGAACCACAGCGAcaaccacaacaacaaccgAGAATGGTAAGATTGGACTCGAATCCAATCAATGACCCtataatgaatgaaataatgaaaCCTAATCCTCCTGTAACACTtcaatcaaatttttctGCGTCAGCTTCATCACTGTCTTTGCAATTAAATAACTTGACCTTggacaacaacaataataataataataacggCAATGCTACATCCACAAGTAATAGTCAGCGAATGAATTTACCATTCGTTGACACCAATGCTAATTCTAGACCATCACAAACACTTGATACAAAAAATgcaaatattaataatgcTACGAACATTAAACGAAAAGAAGAATGTCCATCTTCTCCGCCTGATGAATACTCTGAAGATGctaaatatttctttaatcttcataaacaaataatacaaGATTCCTTGAATTTCATTCCGaatcttcaaatgaaatGGTGTGAAACATTACTAATATATGCCTTCAAAGATGATTTCGTATCGAATTATAACATTAATGCTCAGAAATTTACAAGAGTATTAAAACCAGAAGAAATCCTaacaaacaagaaaataattctAGAACATGCCTTCAAATTACTAACGAAACTGATCCAATTGAAACATGCACAGGCAATCTATCTAATGGCCACATTATATTCTCATCAACCATATCtaattgaaatcaaatccaatttaaaatcaataataacgaAAAATGATGCAAAGGCATTAGATTATTATATCAAAGCATCCAATTTGAACCACGCGGAAGCTACATATAGAACAGCAATATGTTATGAATTCCAAAAGGGTACACCTAACGATATGCTAATAGAAGAATCATTAGAtttatcattcaaatattatcttcatgGTGCACAggatttaaatttatcatcatgtaaatataaattagGACTGGCGTATCTTTATggattaaataataatgttctTGTGGTTCCATTGGATATAAATAAAGCCATATATTGGTTTGAAAAAGCCTCAACTTCACAATCATGTTATGAATTGGGGAAGAtttatgaatttgattcattacCTATTCAAATTCGTCAAGAATTAATGTCAGACCAGCATGAGGATGATACGAAGAGGAAAATACGACAAGATTATAAGAAGGctttgtattattatagtaAGTGTGCTCAGGATGAATCGATGAATGGGTTTAATTACCCATTAGCTCAATGGAAATTAGGACATTGTTATGAATTTGGTGAATTGAATTGTTCAATTGATTctaaaaaatcaatagCATGGTATTATAAAGCTGCGACTAATAAAGTTAAACCAAATTCAATGGCTATGATTGCATTGGCAGGTTGGTACCTAACGGGTGCTGAGGGCGTACTTTTAcctaatttcaatgaatcatttaattgGATTTATAAAAGTTACCAATTAAATGATGGGAAAAAATTACTAGGAATGAATTCTTACTGggttattatttatttaatggtATTGGTTGTAATGAAGATAAACAATCAGGtttaa
- the MGT1 gene encoding methylated-DNA--protein-cysteine methyltransferase (similar to Saccharomyces cerevisiae MGT1 (YDL200C); ancestral locus Anc_8.447) — MSKLLYTFVETALTNALIIFREQSQKLVYASLGSQKDVLLKIAEQDFETLSKITKVKYLLDECTEGEKEWIWLEPLREEYTDFMENLGSYEFDKLEIEYLFGTTLQRQIWDEMRKIKPGMTISYGEIAKKINKPKASRAVGRGCGFNKIALIVPCHRVIGSSGKLTGYRWSIVLKKRLLAKEANYRSL; from the coding sequence ATGAGCAAACTACTTTATACGTTTGTTGAAACAGCTTTAACTAATGcgttaataatatttcgTGAACAATCCCAAAAACTAGTCTATGCGTCATTGGGTTCCCAGAAAGATGTTTTACTTAAGATCGCTGAAcaagattttgaaacaCTTTCCAAGATAACAAAAGTGAAATATCTCTTAGATGAATGCACAGAAGGTGAAAAAGAATGGATATGGTTGGAACCTTTGAGAGAAGAATATACTGATTTCATGGAAAATCTTGGAAGTtatgaatttgataaacTTGAGATTGAATACTTATTTGGAACTACTTTACAAAGACAGATATGGGATGAGATGCGAAAGATAAAACCTGGCATGACGATAAGTTACGGTGAAATTGCCAAGAAGATAAATAAACCAAAAGCTTCGAGAGCTGTAGGGAGAGGTTGTGGGTTTAATAAAATTGCTCTTATTGTTCCTTGTCATCGAGTAATCGGTAGTTCTGGTAAACTTACTGGATATCGATGGTCTATTGTACTTAAAAAGAGATTGTTAGCTAAAGAAGCTAATTATAGATCTCTATGA